The genomic stretch taaatactaataagTACAATGTGGCTCCCTTAGCACCTAGGCTCAGGACAAACAAGAGGGAGTCAATGAAGACCACCTCCAGATGGTTACAAAGCAGAGTAGGAGCTAGGAACCTTCTGTGCTGTCTGTAGTCCACAGTCCACAGGCCTTACACCTCGCTGGACTTGGGCCTCCAGGGACAGTCAGTAGGCCTGCTTGTCCTCACACCACCACTTTCTTTACCCAGATCTTTCTGGTGGGCAGGCTTATATTGCCACAGAAGGAAGTCTAGATGGGATAGGAGACCCATGCCTtccccactcacacacacacacatacacacacacacacacacacacacacacacacacacacacacagcagcagcagcagcagcagcagtataAATAAAGGGCCCCTTAGGAGAGTGTCtcatctgtaaccccagaattCACATCAGATCCAACACCTGTGCatataggtaggtgtgtgtgtgtgtgtgttttgtgtctcCAATGGCTGCTTTCCTGAATCTCCAAAGGAGCATAAATTCAATTTAGAATGGACACAGGAATTTGGGATTAAGGGAGCAACTGCTCAATAAATCTTGGGAAGGAGATGGGCCCTTGTCCACAGGGAGTTGCCTGGGCTCTATAGCAAGGAGTTCATGGataaaggatgagggagggatgccTGGGCAAGTGCTTTCATTACTTAAGAAACAACTCCCAGACTTCAAAGTGAGCTCTCCAGCCTCCTTAGTGAGCAACCCATCACCTGGAGTGTTAAGGCTCTGCTCCCTGCTGGGGTCCATACCTGCTAAACTGCCTAAGCTCAGCTCACAACCTGCATATCCTGTTTCGTCCTTGCATAGATAATTCACtgctttgttttgctgtttgcttCTTGTTTGAGCAGGAGTTGGGGGATGGATTAAAGTAGCCCAGGATGACAAACTGTCCTCAAGTCCTACTTATTGCAGGAGTTGATGTGTCTGTCCCCCAGACAGctaattaacttttattttagatttcttgttttatttttttttcatcttcatttcTAGAGATTCCACCCCATCTCCATTCCATCCCCAGTTTTGGATGGATCCTAGAAGTGCAGTGGACAAAACAGTTATTTTCtaaattgttttcattgtattTGACCCTTCAATTCTACAGTCGTTTAGCACAATgatttaaaatgtgaaaagagaGGGTCTTTAAAACGTAGCATAAAAGGCAGGGTGCTTCCTAGCTTGAGGTCCATGTTTCTCCAGAGGAGTGTGTGCTTATAGCTTCCTAATCTTTACCTTCTTTCCAGATAGACTAAAGATAAGTATTTTATGAGAAATgttctactttttgtttgtttgtgtatgacAGGGTCACAGGTAACCCGGACTGACCtgcaactcattatgtagcccaggttggtatTAATTTCCTACTCTTCCTGCTTTTACGTTTAAAGCACGAAGATTACAGTCCTGCACCATCCTGCCCCCTTcctccagtactgggattaaacccaggtcctcaagaATGCTAAGAGAGCCCTCTATCCACCAGAGAGCGTCAtcctccattttgtaaatgttggTGACTTAGTCACAAACACTGTGAAACAATATGAAAGTGAAACAACATGTTTGTCAACCTGCTTTTCTGGTGTCCGGCACAGGAATACTGATTAGTCAAAATAAGGATGTTCTTCCTCTGAGTAGAAAGAATTacctaagtgaaaaaaaaaatgaaaaaggattCCAATACTGAATATGCCTTACTAAAGGTCAGATCCAACTCTGACACTCCTGAGCACAGGAGAAATGAACTTCCGGATTGGTTTTgagggatccaaaagcagactCCAGGGCTGGGTACATAGATCAGTGACAATGTCCTGTATGAGGGCTAGGCCCTGGAGTCGATTTCCAGTACTTTGTGATAGAGATGAGAGGAGCAGAATACTGTTTTGCTCTCTTCCTAGATACAGTCATACCAAGTGAGGCAACAGGAGTGTGTGTTATTGGTGCAATGTGAAAGTTTTACGTGTTTCAGCAGATTGGACCGAGACTGGAAACAGAACTATGTCACTGTGCCTCAATTTATCTTATTGAGACATCTCAAAGCGACAAATATCAATTCTAGAAGCCAAGAGAGTCACAGAAGTGGACTGGTACTCAGTTGAATTGGAAGGGTCTTTCAGACGAGAATGATCACATGCATGTCaggggccttctggcaccttgctgccccctaaattttggcatctggcttgaccggACTACTTcccggatacaatagtgcattcctggctgacctggggctttcgataagatcatcttcctgaaataccttaaatcctcctctccctcagggcttcctaagtaactcttctgaggaactttccaaattaccattattagcacaacttggtgggccatcctgtgatttctagtcacttagtaaccctgtcaaggcaattacattccttccgcTTCTGACTatatagttgtatggaaaactCAAATAAACggagactttgatcagagatactggcttggtcttcatttcttgcgcccttgtcccctttttcattcccactcccccattcaggatctccgGTGACAGACCTGCGGGACGGGTCACATGCATGTCTTCATGAGGttcacaaaagtaaaaaaaaaaaaaaaatatatggttTCCAGTATAAAAATGAGTTGTATTTCTTGAGCACTTGGGTttacagaacaaaaggaaaaatatgaaaTCTCACTAATCTTTTAATTATAAACTTGGTCGTAGCCAAGATTTGACATaaaatattgcctttattgttttCTGCCCAGTTCCCATTGCAACTTCCACTTCTTGTCACAATTAACTGTCCattctgagtttttgttgttattattgttgttgtttgttttgtagttCTTGACATGGAATCCAGTACCTCGCACATACTAAGCAAGAGAACACTCACAGCTCTAAACCCCACATTTCTATGTCTGTGAAAGTATGTTTTTCAGAAACTCCTGattgtaaatattatttgggttTCTGAAGTGTATTTTTTGGAAGCACAGGGACATTTTTATTTGCGGGGagctttgttgttgttacaaCAAAGCACCTCAGGACAGGCAAGCTGTCAAACCTCAGCAAGTGCCTGGAGAATGGATGAGAGGGGCCTGCTGGCAGTGGGGGAAGAGCGAGTATGCTGCTAAAGCTGTCTCTGTGGACAAACAGCCACAAGGCAGGGGATGGGGGCTCGAACACATGAAGAGACACTCTTAAGAAAAGCTCcccttaaaaagagagaaagtaaaaGAGAAGTTACCCTTCACGTGAGGAGACCCGTGTGTGACTCTGAGTGGCTGTGGTCCATTAGGTTCTGCCTTTGGAAGACTATTTTTGACATTATAGAAACTTCAAACTATACTTAATcttaataattatattttcttctatatgtaaatatatacaaacCCAAAGTATATTATTAATATCTGTAAGTCCATAATAGGATGTTAAAGGTTCTGGTTAAGGGTCTGAGCTGTAAAGATAATAACTTGCTCCTCTTGCAGAAGGAGTTCTAAACACCCATGTTGAGCTcttcacaatcacctgtaacggCAGTTCCAGGGCTCTGAAGGCACCTGCAGTCACGTGCACCACACCCATAGGCATAATTCAAATTTTacgaaatattaaaaaaaaaatggagctggaaagatggctcagtgcttaggaATACTGACTGCTcctcctgaggacccaggttaaaTTCaaggcacccacacacatggcagctcacaattatatgtaactccagccctaggggatctgatgtcctctctggcttccatggacaCTTCTTGCAAGTGGTGCCCAGACTTACACccaagcatgcctttaatcccagcacttgggaggctgaggcagagggatctctgtgagttcaaggacagcctggtctataaagcaattccaggacagccagggctacataaagaaaccctgtctctaaaaacagaaacaaaaagaaaacaaaacaaaagacatacATCCAAGTAAAAcaaccatacatataaaataaataatttaaattatatgaaataaaagATTTTTGATGCTATCTTTCCAAAGCCGTGCATACACATTATATGTATTTTCTGGTTCATAATtgtatatattgtatgaaaattaaggggcttgagagatggctcagaggttaagaacactgttcttccaaaggtcctgagttcaagtcccagtaaccacatggtcgCTCATTACCATatttggtgctctcttctggcatgcaggcagaacattgtatacataataaataaatctgaaagaaagaaagaaagaaaggaaagaaagaaagaaagaaagaaagaaagaaagaaagaaagaaagaaagaaagaaagaaagaaagaaagaaagaaagaaagaaagaaaggaaagaaagaaaggaaagaaagaaagaaagaaagaaagaaagaaagaaagaaagaaagaaagaaaaagaaagaaaaaagaaagaaaagaaagaaagaaagaaaagaaaggaaagaaggaaggaaggaaggaagaaagaaagaaagaaagaaagaaagaaagaaagaaagaaagaaagaaagaaagaaagaaagaaagaaagaaagaagctaagaGGTGTCTTTTTACAATTTCTAGTTCCTTCTGGACACAATGACACatacctctaatcctagcacttaggaggcagaggcaggggatctcttgagtttgaggccagcctagtctatacaacaagttccaggacagccaggactatagagaaagaccttgtctcagaaaaacaaaaggaaaaaataatttttttatttcctttagtaGCTTGTACCATTAGGTAGCAAactactttacccactgagccacttctctggCTTAAGATGTCTTTTCAAGTTGTTTAAAAGTTAACAAGATcagagctggatgtggtggctccCACCTGTAATCTCACCAGTTGGGAAGCTAAGGTAGAAGGAGAACTATATGTTTGAGGATCAAACCTGGGTTCCAGTGTGAGGTCTTGGcaaaaaataccaaaagaaaccaaaaaaacaaatacaaacaaacaaacaaaaacccttaaaacaaaatcaaccaaccaaaatgCTGACAAAGATCAAGTCCTTCGAAGCTatcaatataataaaatgaaatataaaacttATCAAAGTCATAGTTTCAGAAAGCTTTATTTGTTCTAGAGGTCTCTGAGGAAATGTTACTTCCTCAAGATGTTCTTGCCCCCTCAATCCCCAGTAAGTACAGTTTTCCTTCTTATCCTTTCAGTTGGTGTTCTTTTGCTTCAGGGCAGTTTACCTTCGTCTGACACACCCGTACGTATTATTTGTTAGTAAGTTCATGGCGATGTTCCAAacttgttctgatttttttcacTAGCAGTTTCTACTGAAGTGTGTCAAAGAGTCCACCAGTTGTCTTCCGTTCAAAATAACCGTGTCCTACCTGAATTTCCTCACGACAACCAAACCGCAAGCTGATGTATAACTTTGCTGATGGGTTTCCCCCGAAGTCTTTTCTTGTTTTAAGATGGTAATTATGGTGGTTTACTAGTAGCTTCCATCTATCACCCTTTGGGTTAGCAAGGACATTTTAGAAACGGCATAACTAAGTAGTAGAGGAGAGGGGATTAAGGGAGGGTTCTAAGCAGTAGCCTCAATGGGGCATTCCCGGGCTAGATGTCCAGACTCACCACAGCGGTAGCAGCTAACTTCACTTGCCTTGCTACAGTTCCCTGCCATATGGCCGTTCTCGCCACATCTGTAGCACTTGATCTGGATGCAGTCTTTCTGGATGTGGCCAAATTCGCCGCAAGTGTAGCACTTCTGTTCTTCCTGACGGTCGCAGTCGCGAGCCAGATGACCAGGACGGCTGCAGATGTAACAGCACAGCTCCCTCTCTCGTTTAGCCTGGGTACAGTCTTTAGCGATGTGGCCTCTTCTCCCGCAGTTGTAGCAGGTGTCCTGGAGAAGATCGCAGTCCTTGGCGTAATGACCGCTTTCACCACAGCGATAACAGATGTCGGACTGGGTGGCGGAGCTGCACTGGGGAGCTCTGGTACGACTTCTTGGTGTTCGCCCCCGAGTGACTCCCTTAGGACAATCCCGGGCCCAGTGACCAGAGCGTCCACACTTGAAGCAGCTTTTTCCGCTCATGGCTACGGTGAGATCTTTCAGTGAGCAGGCCCACACACCGCTGCCACGGAGCCCCGAGGCTACCCCCCCTAGTTTGGCTTCAGATGGAAATGGCAGCTGCCTTGCCGGCTTCTATGACGTTGACTTTGCATGAGCTTTGCACACGGCCTCAGCGTCCTCTCGTCACCTGCTttttgacgtgtgtgtgtgtgtgtgtgtgtgtgtgtgtgtgtgtgtgtgtgtgtatgtgtgtgtgtgtgtgtgtgtgtgtgtgtgtgtatgtgtgtgtgtgtgtgttaacttttattttatttcagtttggttGGGTTTTAATTTTCCCAGACATCCCAACATCATCTCACCACCTACTCCGgtttggtcttgaactcaagatcctttCGCCTGGTTCTCGTGAGTGCTGGAACTAGAGATATGTACTACAGTACACAGGCCTAActtttttgttggttttcaaCACTTGAGTCGTGTTAAATTTGACTTTGAACCTCTTTCCGTTCAGGAATTCCAGGAGGCCTGCAAAACATTGTGAGTTCTACATCAAGCTTGAGTACATAACAAGAAAACCTGATTACTTATTGAATCACACAGAAAGCCCTTTCTGTACTTGTTATgttattttaattaactaatttgaGGCGCTGTCTTACCGTGTAACCCTGGATTACCTGGAATTCATTGTGTACcataggctagcctcaaatttgcaagaatcctcctgcctctagccACTTGAGTGTGggtttacaggtatgtgccatatCCAGCTTTGATAGCTCAATAAAACATGGTCATAAAAATAAGAGATTCACAAGGGCTGGAAAGTAGCTTCAGAGGTGCTTTACTCACTTTAGCGTGTACACATCTTTTGTTCATCTTTTGTCCAGAGCAACAAACaacacattaaatatatttttttctgaaacgCTACCGTGAGATTTGCTCACAGTTTAGCACATTTGATCATCATTGCTGCAAACTTAACTTCCCATTTTTGTGGGAATGTGTGTTTTTCAAGTGGGTCAGCTGGCCTTCAAGCAACTGAGGatgaacttatgatcctcctacctctaccccCAGAGTACAAGGACAACACAAGTGGGCTGCCATGCCTGACTTACAGTTTTAACTTTCAACATCAAAGCAGTATTTAGGTTATTAATGAATAAAATTGAAGCACTCAATATAAAAAACACAATTTCTTGGAaaagataagctagaacccctgcacagatgtagcccatggcagttcagtgtccaagtgggttccattgtgataggaacagggactgtctctgactgaaccgattggcctgctctttaattacctctccctaaggggagagcagccttaccaggccacagaggaagacaatgcaaccactcctgatgagacctaacagactaggattagaggaaagggaggaggaccgcccttatcagtggactggaggagggatattggagaagagggagggtgggactagaagggggtgagggaggggggctacagctgggatacaaagtgaataaactataaataataaaataaaattaaaattaaaaaaaagagttggggATACAGCTCACCTGTCTAGTATTTGCTTATGCCATGGGTTCAgtcccaaccaaaacaaaacataaatacatTCAAATATTGGATTTCTTTTCTCATCGGTGTTTTACAAATTGTTTATACCTTGGATATGGACATGATTTACATTTAAACAAATACAGAAGTATTAAGGAATTAgccattttctgttgttgttgttgttgttgtttgaatcAGGATCTCAGGTAGCCCCATATGTCCTTCAACTTTAtcctcccacccctgcctctTAGTATTGTGGTTCTAGGCACGTGATACCACATTTCCCTTtacttttaatgtgtgtgtgtgtgtgtgtgtgtgtgtgtgtgtgtgtgtgatgctggaGGTCTAACTAGGGCTCTTACACAGATTAGGAAAGCATTCTACTACTGGACTAGCGCCTCAGCCCTAAtggcctttcttcctttctttcttttaatggaGTTCTACTAGATTGTGTAGCTAGGGCTAGGTTCAAATGATCTTTCTGCCCCAGGCTCTCCAACAGCTAGACTGCAAGCACGTGGCACTCCGCTCTCttgactttttatattttatgtttgtacacatgtatgtctacatgcatGTATGAGTAAGAAATAATGTCTGATGGTTCCTTTTCAAAATAACACATCAAGTCAGTCAGCATAAGCAGAACTAGAAAGGAACAGGAGATACTGGACCCCTAGGAATTGGAGCCTGCCTAAGTTAGGTATTCTCTCAATGTCTAGGAGAGAACCCCCCCCTTCCTAAGTAAAAGTTTAAACAGAAAATTACTAGCCGCTAAGCTTGCctgatacattttaaaacagCCAGGATGTAAAATAGAGATGAgcctatttatattttttttgttgAGAAAAAGACAAATGTAAACAGCACAGGAAAAGATGCAATCTAAATGACATGTAAGATTGTaccctctctttttttaatttatttatttttgttatgtgtattggtgttttgcctgcacatatgtctgtgtgagggagtcagatcttggagttacagaaagttgtgatctgccatgtgggtgctgggaattgaacccaggtcctctgaaagaacagtcattgctcttaactgctgagccatctctccagccccatgagtggatataatctagaacctctgcttggatgtgacccgtgatagctcagtaaccaattggtttcctatagtcagaggaacaaggactatttctaacaggaactcaatggcaggctctttgacctccccaccccacaagggaggagcagtcctgttaggccacagaggaggactttgcagccagcctgaagatacctgataaaacaggatcagatgaatgggaaggaggtcccccctatcagtggacttggaaaggggcacggtggagatgagggagggagggtgggattggggagggaatgagggagcgggatacagctgggatacagagttaacaaaatgtaactaataagaaaaaaaaagattgtaccCTCTTAAAGATTTAgactgagaagaaagagaggaatgggCTTGCTGCATTAGAGTTATAAAAATTGTTCTTTGCACTCTATCAACATTCCAGGTGGACACAGATTTTCTGATAATTAATTAGCATTCATTCTTTTGATTTGGTTATTGTCTCCTATTCAGATAAATTCATTATGGCACTTGGAATCATTAATTTACCAATAATCTACTTgctataaagaaagaaaggaaggaaggaaggaaggaaggaaggaaggaagccaagccAAAAAGGCACAGAAGAGAATGACTGTAACCGAAGTGTTAGCAGAGGGTTGGGCCTACGACAAGGAAATTTCTGGGTATTCTCTAGATAGCCAACTTAGCCAAATTAATGAACTTTAGGTTCAATGAGTGAGCCTGTCTGAGAAAAATAAGGTATAAAGCTGTTGAGGAAGACATCTAAAGTCAAAGTCTGACCTCtacgcaccacacacacacaccacagaaacgcacatacacacataccacataaacacacacacaatatacatataCCACATATACAGCATGCACCACACatacgcacagacacacaccacccacatacacacacacacacacatacataccacacactcACCACACATAGACACACTGAGGCACACAAacttgtgtatgtatgcatgcatatacttCCCCCAcctgtatgcacatatatacacacaaattatAATTTAAGTCTATTTGCTGAGgctgggtatgtagctcagtggtagaacacttgtttATCTTATACAGGGCCACAAGTTTGATCCCctgcactaggaaaaaaaaaaaaaaaaaaaggaggggggtaATCTGTTGAAAGTATTTGCTGAAAAGCTTAAAAAgttgaaaacaaaattcaaaatttttATGCCTTTTTCATCCAAGATTGttataattttaatgaatgtGCTGTTGTTTTGTGCGTAGTGGTCACAGTGTATCTGAAGTACAGGTATTACTATAGTATTAATTGGTCGAGAATGTTGATAATCTACAAATGTCAAATGTATAAacattaacctttttttttttttttgagacagtctcatggtgtagccctggctgtcctggaactcactctgtaggccaggctggtttcaaactcagagattcacctgcctctgccccctgagggctgggataacaggcgtgtgccaccatgcatgccttcttttttctttttgaaacaaggGGTTTTATTCTATAGTTCAGCCTGCCATGAACTTTGCTATGTAGCCTAAGATGGCTTCAAAGAATCGATCTTTTTGGCCTCATTTTTCAAGTGCCTGGATTACAGGGTCTCAGACATGCTTTGCTGCTGAGCTGCAGAGCCATATCCCCAGCTCCCAAACTGTCTTTGGAGCATTtgtctagtttttctttttctggtaagAGGGTTacatattccaggctggccttgaactttctatgtag from Meriones unguiculatus strain TT.TT164.6M chromosome X, Bangor_MerUng_6.1, whole genome shotgun sequence encodes the following:
- the Zcchc13 gene encoding zinc finger CCHC domain-containing protein 13: MSGKSCFKCGRSGHWARDCPKGVTRGRTPRSRTRAPQCSSATQSDICYRCGESGHYAKDCDLLQDTCYNCGRRGHIAKDCTQAKRERELCCYICSRPGHLARDCDRQEEQKCYTCGEFGHIQKDCIQIKCYRCGENGHMAGNCSKASEVSCYRCGESGHLARECPIEATA